A part of Hymenobacter swuensis DY53 genomic DNA contains:
- a CDS encoding HNH endonuclease, with amino-acid sequence MTDLKRYIDKLTRLNVASSTVGGVKREAPYKPALLLAVLDGVEDGSIYDNQILITPELIAAFKAYCRLLSPGPEYAACPFHMPFFHLQSSGFWHLQSRAGRELVLTSARSVRSFGHLREVTAYAYLDAALWKLILQPAAREEIRQALLARYFPLTRQFFRPRAGQETLDELGRQLLEEPAAGYRREVDVTDETEVLVRSAVFGRAVLRAYESTCAVSGLQLLSTTGAAPLLDACHIVPWSVSHDDAIGNGLALCPNLHRAFDRHLFWVDPDYRVRITEGFGELSGRAYGVQQFDGRQLQLPKERKWWPKPENLAAQREAGPW; translated from the coding sequence GTGACCGATCTGAAGCGCTACATTGATAAACTGACCCGGCTGAATGTGGCTTCCTCGACTGTTGGAGGTGTGAAGCGGGAGGCACCGTACAAGCCGGCGCTGCTGCTGGCCGTGTTAGATGGCGTGGAAGACGGCAGCATCTACGATAACCAGATCCTGATTACGCCCGAGCTGATTGCGGCCTTCAAGGCGTACTGCCGGCTGCTGAGCCCGGGGCCGGAATACGCGGCCTGTCCGTTTCACATGCCCTTCTTCCACTTGCAAAGCAGCGGTTTTTGGCACCTGCAGAGCCGGGCGGGGCGGGAGCTGGTGCTGACCTCGGCGCGGTCGGTGCGCAGCTTCGGGCACCTGCGGGAGGTGACGGCCTATGCTTACCTGGACGCAGCGCTGTGGAAGTTAATACTCCAGCCGGCAGCTCGCGAGGAAATCCGGCAGGCGCTGCTGGCACGCTATTTCCCCCTGACGCGGCAGTTTTTCCGGCCGCGGGCCGGGCAGGAAACGCTGGACGAGCTGGGCCGGCAACTGCTGGAGGAGCCGGCGGCCGGCTACCGGCGGGAGGTGGACGTGACTGACGAAACGGAGGTGCTGGTGCGCAGCGCCGTGTTTGGCCGGGCGGTGCTGCGGGCCTACGAGTCGACCTGCGCCGTGTCGGGGCTGCAGCTGCTGAGCACGACCGGGGCGGCGCCCCTGCTCGATGCCTGCCACATCGTGCCCTGGTCGGTGAGCCACGACGATGCCATCGGCAACGGGCTGGCGCTGTGCCCGAACCTGCACCGCGCGTTTGACCGGCACCTGTTCTGGGTTGACCCCGACTACCGGGTGCGCATCACGGAAGGTTTTGGGGAGCTGAGCGGGCGTGCGTACGGGGTGCAGCAATTTGACGGCCGGCAGCTGCAGCTGCCGAAGGAGCGGAAGTGGTGGCCGAAGCCGGAGAACCTGGCCGCCCAGCGGGAGGCCGGTCCCTGGTAG
- a CDS encoding DnaB-like helicase C-terminal domain-containing protein codes for MPTGLTQLDGPTGGWQPGDLIILAARPAMGKTAALLHFARTAALDYGQHTAIFSLEMPTLQLMQRLVASEVPGYSNSDLRRGNLPGGLPQVDHIRLQAQRLHTHLLHIDDTAGLSIQQLRAKCARLHSQHPLSLVLVDYIQLMRGDQKGNREQEVGSISRGLKELAKELNAPVIALSQLSRDVEKRGGDKRPMLSDLRESGSLEQDADCIVFLWRGEYYNIAEYEDGAATADTVLFDVAKHRNGAIDEVIAACSMRRGIFTNLFVHQKEII; via the coding sequence ATCCCCACCGGTCTTACTCAGCTCGACGGCCCCACCGGTGGCTGGCAACCCGGCGACTTAATCATCCTGGCCGCCCGGCCAGCCATGGGCAAAACCGCCGCCCTGCTGCATTTCGCCCGCACCGCCGCCCTCGATTATGGTCAACACACCGCCATTTTTAGCCTCGAAATGCCCACCCTGCAGCTTATGCAACGCCTGGTGGCCAGCGAAGTGCCCGGCTACAGCAACTCCGACCTACGCCGCGGTAACTTGCCCGGCGGCCTTCCCCAGGTAGACCACATCCGCCTGCAAGCCCAACGCTTGCACACCCACCTACTCCATATCGACGACACAGCCGGGCTAAGCATCCAGCAGCTGCGAGCAAAGTGCGCCCGCTTACATAGTCAGCACCCGCTCAGTCTGGTATTGGTTGACTATATCCAGCTCATGCGCGGCGACCAGAAAGGCAACCGAGAGCAGGAGGTAGGCAGCATCAGCCGGGGTCTCAAAGAGCTGGCCAAGGAGCTCAACGCTCCTGTTATTGCTCTCTCCCAGCTCAGCCGCGACGTGGAGAAAAGGGGAGGGGATAAGCGCCCTATGCTCTCCGACCTGCGTGAGTCCGGCAGCCTGGAGCAGGATGCCGACTGTATTGTGTTTTTGTGGCGCGGCGAATACTACAACATCGCCGAGTACGAAGACGGGGCTGCAACTGCTGATACGGTGCTGTTCGACGTGGCGAAGCACCGCAACGGCGCTATCGATGAAGTAATTGCGGCCTGTTCGATGCGCCGCGGTATATTCACTAACCTATTCGTACACCAGAAAGAAATTATTTAA
- a CDS encoding metallophosphoesterase, which produces MRILVVPDLHGRANWHQPVKDFLTAATSADRVVFLGDYLDSFTVADQLMLDNFIDVLLLREREPGRVILLLGNHCFPYLFLPTFRCSGFRPQLAPALHILFKTHQSLFRVAWQVGPYLFTHAGVSDMWLEVNRLAIRLLLGHHVCHDNLANTLNQLLASEQGRQLLWQVSGYNGGRDRVDGPLWVRPVHLSRGLLPGLIQVVGHTPQPHVYSDINEATQTGFIIADCHDHSPNEFLTLQFP; this is translated from the coding sequence ATGCGCATCCTCGTCGTTCCCGACCTGCACGGCCGCGCCAACTGGCACCAGCCGGTGAAGGACTTTCTGACGGCCGCCACCTCAGCTGACCGGGTGGTCTTCCTCGGCGACTACCTCGACAGCTTCACCGTCGCCGACCAGCTCATGCTCGACAACTTCATCGACGTGCTGCTACTGCGCGAGCGGGAGCCCGGGCGGGTAATTCTGCTGCTGGGCAACCACTGCTTTCCCTACCTGTTCCTTCCCACGTTCCGCTGCTCGGGCTTCCGCCCCCAACTGGCCCCGGCCCTGCACATCCTGTTCAAAACGCACCAGTCCCTGTTCCGGGTGGCCTGGCAGGTGGGGCCTTACCTGTTCACCCACGCCGGCGTCTCCGACATGTGGCTGGAAGTCAACCGACTGGCCATTCGTCTGTTGCTGGGCCACCATGTTTGTCACGATAACCTGGCCAACACGCTCAACCAGCTGCTAGCGTCAGAGCAGGGCCGACAACTACTCTGGCAGGTGTCCGGCTACAACGGCGGACGCGACCGGGTCGACGGCCCCCTGTGGGTGCGCCCGGTGCACCTGAGCCGGGGCCTGCTGCCCGGCCTTATTCAGGTGGTGGGCCACACGCCCCAGCCGCACGTTTACTCCGACATTAACGAAGCCACCCAGACCGGCTTCATCATTGCCGACTGCCACGACCATAGCCCCAACGAGTTCCTGACCCTGCAGTTTCCGTAG